In Geopsychrobacter electrodiphilus DSM 16401, a single window of DNA contains:
- a CDS encoding RluA family pseudouridine synthase yields MNVTSKVPAAFKGLSLLAYLTSRFTYLPADDWRQLIEDGRISRNELLCGATTTLSQGDSICCELPDFEDPVVNLEYTIVYQDEWLLAINKLAGLRVHSGGKFVKSNLMYHLRQIHQPAYPEANLVHRLDADTSGLVLLARDKVVLTELVRQFAEGLVKKQYLAVVEGRFSPTSGTIDLPIGPVKDARVPRFWIDTATGKAALTHYTTLRTLSARYSLVELRPETGRTHQLRVHMAAMGHPIAGDLLYTLNDTDYLDRRLNPRPTTGLQHQALHSHQLQFRHPIHHTICTLTAPLAADIKQFILKVSAAEN; encoded by the coding sequence ATGAATGTGACCTCCAAAGTCCCCGCCGCCTTTAAGGGCCTAAGTCTTCTCGCGTATCTGACGAGCCGTTTTACCTATCTGCCCGCAGACGACTGGCGGCAACTTATAGAGGATGGCCGCATCTCCCGCAATGAACTCCTTTGTGGCGCTACAACGACACTGTCCCAGGGCGACAGCATCTGCTGTGAGTTGCCCGACTTCGAAGATCCGGTCGTCAACCTGGAGTATACGATTGTTTATCAGGATGAATGGCTTCTGGCGATCAACAAGCTGGCGGGGCTGCGGGTTCACAGCGGAGGCAAATTCGTCAAGTCCAACCTGATGTACCATCTGCGCCAGATCCATCAACCGGCTTACCCCGAGGCCAATCTCGTTCACCGTCTGGACGCTGACACCTCGGGATTGGTACTGCTGGCACGGGATAAAGTCGTGCTTACAGAGTTGGTGCGCCAGTTTGCCGAGGGGTTGGTAAAAAAACAGTACCTGGCCGTAGTGGAAGGGCGTTTCAGTCCGACAAGCGGCACCATCGACCTGCCAATCGGCCCGGTTAAAGATGCGCGCGTTCCCCGCTTCTGGATCGACACCGCAACAGGCAAAGCAGCTCTTACCCACTACACGACCCTTCGCACTCTCTCTGCCAGATACAGTCTGGTCGAATTACGCCCCGAGACCGGGCGTACCCACCAGCTGCGCGTGCACATGGCCGCCATGGGGCACCCCATCGCCGGTGATCTGCTGTACACTCTGAACGACACCGACTATCTCGATCGACGTTTAAACCCAAGGCCAACAACAGGGTTACAGCATCAGGCGCTGCACAGCCATCAATTGCAGTTTCGCCACCCGATCCATCACACAATCTGCACCCTGACCGCCCCTCTGGCAGCCGACATCAAACAGTTCATACTGAAAGTTTCAGCAGCCGAAAACTGA
- a CDS encoding cation-translocating P-type ATPase, translating to MNEPLQIQHLEAAQAFTALHSNPQGLDPAEAAERLAELGPNSVEVRDPWRLTRSLLHQFTNFFTLLLFTAAAICFIAEHLQPGENMAILGWALAGVALLNATFSFIQEYRAEKAMAALRQFLPPQVEVVRAGRVITLVAEDLVPGDLLQLKEGDRVPADTRLVSANGLLVNNAPLTGEAQPVALGSAPCPGRLVESNNIAFAGCLVLRGTAQGLVFATGLRTEFGKLAHLSQAIRRAPSPLENQTAHMVRVLTIIAVSLGFSCFLYGVFSGRPLWLNLVFMMGIIVANVPEGLLPTFTLALAMGSLRMARKNVLVTSLTAVEGLGAVQVICTDKTGTLTLNQLAVSQIHTPFETTDSTDSCFRQQLLRLALGASDVHLTDQGLSGDPLDVAIAEELRSEGHDISADTQATEQHFPFDVEKKRAAGVVHFDGKPVFTVKGAWEVLRPLLSHILAPTGKLLSPTMTELDRAEAVMTKLAASGLRVVAVAYRNLVEVPPSTTPQEELEQGLILAGFLAIEDPLRAEVPAAIASCQTAGIEVILITGDHPDTAQSIAMHCGIVADPANKAQIMTGAVLEELSEAALADALSTGVRIFARTSPAQKMKIVMALKQLGQVVAMTGDGVNDAPALKAADIGIAMGRGGTDVARAAAQIILLDDNFASIVAGIEEGRTVFNNIRKFTNYVLVSNGPEILPYLLYVLFPVPLALTVIQILSIDLGTDIIPSMALGQEPPESDTMKLPPRDREFHLLSPGLVLHSYLFLGLIEALWSLSLFFYVLLAGGWHYGEELATNLPLYRSATGIALATILLMQIGNLLGRRYRLKSGLDRGIFRNHLLLAGILIQVLFSWGLLYLPPLQKVLGTAAVDLPVYLVAWLGIPLIFGADYLRKRLFLH from the coding sequence ATGAACGAGCCGTTGCAGATTCAGCATCTGGAGGCTGCGCAGGCATTCACCGCCCTGCACAGTAATCCACAGGGACTCGACCCGGCCGAAGCTGCGGAACGGCTGGCTGAACTCGGACCCAACAGCGTCGAGGTCCGCGATCCCTGGCGCTTGACCCGCAGCCTGCTGCACCAGTTCACAAACTTTTTTACCCTGCTACTGTTCACTGCCGCGGCGATCTGCTTTATTGCCGAGCACCTGCAACCCGGGGAAAATATGGCGATTCTCGGCTGGGCTCTCGCTGGAGTCGCCCTGCTCAACGCCACATTCAGCTTTATCCAGGAATACCGCGCTGAAAAGGCGATGGCGGCGCTGCGCCAGTTTCTGCCGCCGCAGGTCGAAGTTGTACGCGCCGGACGAGTCATCACCCTTGTCGCGGAAGATCTGGTCCCTGGCGACCTGTTACAACTGAAGGAAGGTGACCGGGTGCCCGCCGACACCCGGCTGGTCTCCGCCAATGGCTTGCTGGTCAATAATGCGCCCCTGACCGGCGAAGCACAGCCGGTAGCACTCGGCTCGGCTCCCTGTCCAGGACGTCTGGTGGAGAGTAACAACATCGCATTCGCCGGCTGCCTGGTTCTGCGTGGCACCGCACAGGGTCTGGTCTTCGCCACCGGACTACGCACCGAATTCGGTAAGCTGGCCCACCTGTCGCAAGCAATCCGTCGCGCCCCCTCGCCATTAGAAAATCAGACCGCGCACATGGTCCGGGTGCTGACCATCATCGCGGTCAGCCTCGGCTTTTCCTGCTTTCTTTACGGGGTGTTCAGCGGCCGCCCCTTATGGCTGAACCTTGTCTTCATGATGGGGATTATTGTCGCCAATGTCCCCGAAGGACTATTGCCTACCTTTACCCTGGCGCTGGCGATGGGCAGCCTGCGCATGGCGCGCAAGAATGTCCTGGTCACCAGCCTCACTGCCGTTGAAGGGCTGGGTGCCGTGCAGGTGATCTGCACCGACAAGACCGGCACCCTGACCCTTAACCAACTGGCGGTCAGTCAGATCCATACGCCGTTCGAAACCACCGACAGCACTGATTCCTGCTTCCGTCAGCAACTGCTGCGCCTGGCGCTCGGCGCCTCTGACGTGCACCTCACCGACCAAGGCCTGAGCGGTGATCCGCTGGATGTCGCGATTGCGGAAGAACTACGCTCAGAGGGGCACGACATCTCCGCCGACACCCAGGCGACAGAGCAGCATTTCCCCTTCGATGTCGAAAAAAAGCGCGCGGCCGGCGTCGTCCACTTCGACGGCAAGCCGGTATTTACCGTCAAAGGGGCCTGGGAAGTGTTGCGCCCGCTACTGAGTCACATCCTCGCTCCGACCGGAAAGCTGCTATCGCCAACCATGACGGAACTCGACCGAGCCGAGGCGGTCATGACCAAGCTGGCAGCTAGTGGTCTACGGGTGGTGGCGGTGGCCTATCGCAATCTGGTAGAGGTCCCGCCCTCGACGACCCCGCAGGAAGAGCTGGAGCAGGGGTTGATCTTGGCCGGTTTTCTGGCCATCGAAGATCCGTTGCGCGCCGAAGTCCCCGCCGCCATCGCCAGCTGTCAGACGGCCGGCATTGAGGTCATCCTGATTACCGGCGACCATCCCGATACGGCCCAAAGTATCGCCATGCACTGCGGAATTGTCGCCGACCCCGCGAACAAGGCACAGATTATGACGGGCGCCGTGTTGGAAGAGTTAAGTGAAGCGGCCCTGGCGGACGCCCTAAGTACAGGGGTGCGGATCTTTGCCCGAACCAGCCCGGCGCAGAAGATGAAAATCGTCATGGCCCTGAAACAGCTCGGGCAGGTGGTAGCGATGACCGGCGACGGGGTCAACGATGCGCCCGCTTTAAAGGCGGCCGACATCGGCATCGCCATGGGCCGGGGGGGAACCGACGTGGCCCGCGCCGCGGCCCAGATTATCCTGCTCGATGATAACTTCGCTTCGATCGTTGCCGGCATCGAAGAAGGGCGGACGGTCTTCAACAATATCCGCAAGTTCACCAACTATGTCCTGGTCAGCAACGGCCCGGAGATTCTCCCCTACTTGCTCTACGTGCTGTTTCCGGTCCCCCTGGCACTGACGGTGATTCAGATTCTCTCCATCGACCTCGGGACCGACATTATCCCGTCGATGGCCCTGGGGCAGGAACCACCCGAATCCGATACGATGAAGCTCCCGCCGCGTGATCGCGAGTTTCACCTTCTTAGTCCAGGGCTGGTTCTGCACAGCTACCTGTTTCTCGGCCTGATCGAGGCGCTCTGGTCCTTAAGCCTGTTCTTTTACGTGCTGCTGGCCGGGGGGTGGCACTACGGGGAAGAGCTGGCGACTAATCTGCCACTCTACCGTTCGGCCACCGGAATCGCGTTGGCGACCATTTTGCTGATGCAGATCGGTAATCTGCTCGGTCGGCGCTACCGATTGAAGTCCGGGCTCGACCGGGGGATCTTCCGCAACCACCTGCTGTTGGCCGGCATCCTGATTCAAGTTCTGTTTTCCTGGGGTCTGCTCTATCTCCCCCCTCTCCAAAAAGTCCTCGGTACCGCCGCGGTCGACTTGCCGGTCTACCTGGTAGCCTGGCTCGGTATCCCTTTGATCTTCGGCGCAGACTACCTGCGCAAGCGCCTGTTTCTGCACTAG
- a CDS encoding ATP-binding protein, translated as MSQTPPTQLSRKSTDQLFSCPRVLVQFLDACLRQEPRQHFVAILQQDAALAVRILQAATTSSSEPIPANEPLSTALDRLSPATLSAIGLRAAGRYLEEHLGLSQSRFRQTLWLHSRVAGIAARSLAEALSYARSEEAQLAGMLHNIGMQLLFAQDSAHYHTKVVHPASSAEVCRHELKAYGDDHLHLAAELAESWRLESFLPDALASLHHPQAEGGGVLIRLLQLAHALSVSPAHLSCEALDLAQRYFDLAPAAVQEIFAEVERQYRGFSKYVGDPDRLQQEELDASLQLRKLSFLLAERQACLVQLGHCDSLPQLLSTGRSLLLQKLDVRETIFLLADAHKGVLCGMPVNGQSQLVTDLQVPMDPAFSLVGRCLIEGGVHDSATISPGEITVVDRTLLRLTASSRFACLPLSTKDPFGVVVIGLDETQDIEAFATGETQVLCHAIGRGLRTYVQSGMLLGRRGGDRIELRRVAHEINNPLAIMGNYLQVLRQQQGNDEVLSAMEDEIQRVTEILGYYSRQQERSPLPVSLVDVKELIESVLTSMKPTTLTPRRIEVVAAFDQMQPIAINPIVLRQILINLIKNAAESLPPEGRIELQSSEMLEANGEKQVEIVVADNGPGIAPQLFNQLFNPVTSSKGSGHAGLGLNIVRNMAKDIGVRISCQSRPETGTCFRILIPRHGTEKPVLE; from the coding sequence GTGAGTCAAACACCACCTACTCAACTCAGCCGCAAGTCAACAGATCAGTTGTTTTCGTGTCCGCGCGTTCTAGTTCAATTCCTCGATGCCTGCTTGCGCCAGGAACCCCGCCAACATTTTGTCGCCATCCTCCAGCAAGACGCCGCTCTGGCAGTCAGAATACTGCAAGCGGCAACCACTTCCTCCTCTGAACCGATCCCGGCCAATGAACCGCTCTCGACCGCTTTAGACCGTCTCTCTCCGGCGACCCTGTCGGCAATCGGTCTGCGGGCCGCCGGTCGCTACCTCGAGGAGCATCTGGGCCTCTCCCAAAGCCGTTTCCGCCAAACTCTCTGGCTTCATTCACGCGTCGCTGGTATAGCTGCACGCAGCCTGGCTGAAGCCCTCTCCTATGCCCGCAGCGAAGAGGCGCAACTGGCCGGCATGCTGCACAATATCGGCATGCAGCTGCTGTTTGCCCAGGACAGCGCTCATTACCACACAAAGGTCGTACACCCTGCCAGTAGCGCTGAGGTATGCCGCCATGAACTAAAAGCTTACGGCGATGACCATCTACACCTCGCCGCTGAACTTGCTGAGTCCTGGCGGCTTGAATCCTTTCTGCCCGATGCCCTCGCCTCTCTTCACCACCCGCAGGCCGAAGGGGGCGGGGTTCTGATCCGCCTGCTGCAACTCGCCCACGCCCTCAGTGTTTCACCCGCGCATCTCAGCTGTGAGGCCCTTGACCTGGCTCAGCGTTACTTCGATCTGGCACCGGCGGCGGTTCAGGAGATCTTCGCCGAGGTCGAACGCCAGTATCGTGGCTTTTCAAAGTATGTCGGGGATCCGGATCGCCTGCAACAGGAAGAGCTTGATGCGTCATTGCAGCTCAGAAAGCTCTCCTTTTTACTCGCCGAGCGACAGGCCTGCCTGGTGCAACTGGGGCACTGTGACAGCCTGCCGCAGTTGCTGAGCACCGGACGCAGCCTGCTGTTGCAGAAGCTGGATGTACGAGAGACCATCTTTCTGCTGGCTGACGCGCATAAGGGCGTGCTCTGCGGCATGCCGGTCAACGGGCAATCACAGCTGGTTACTGATCTGCAGGTGCCGATGGATCCGGCGTTCAGCCTGGTGGGACGCTGCCTGATCGAAGGTGGTGTCCATGACTCTGCGACCATCAGCCCCGGTGAAATCACGGTCGTCGACCGCACCCTGTTGCGCCTGACCGCGAGTTCAAGATTCGCCTGCCTGCCGCTGTCAACCAAAGATCCGTTCGGGGTCGTGGTCATCGGCCTGGATGAAACTCAGGATATCGAGGCCTTCGCTACCGGCGAAACACAGGTCCTCTGCCATGCCATCGGACGGGGCTTAAGAACCTATGTCCAATCCGGTATGCTGCTCGGCCGGCGCGGCGGTGACCGCATCGAACTGCGCAGGGTTGCGCATGAGATCAACAATCCACTGGCAATTATGGGCAACTATCTACAGGTGTTGCGACAACAGCAGGGGAACGACGAGGTGCTCAGCGCGATGGAAGATGAGATCCAGCGCGTCACTGAAATTCTGGGGTACTACAGTCGCCAGCAGGAGCGCTCTCCCCTGCCGGTCTCTCTGGTTGATGTCAAGGAGTTGATCGAATCGGTCCTGACCAGTATGAAACCGACGACCCTGACCCCGCGTCGCATCGAAGTTGTAGCCGCCTTTGACCAGATGCAACCCATCGCCATCAACCCGATTGTACTCCGTCAGATTTTAATCAACCTGATAAAAAATGCGGCCGAATCCCTACCCCCCGAAGGGCGCATCGAACTGCAGAGCAGTGAAATGCTCGAAGCGAATGGCGAAAAACAGGTCGAGATTGTCGTCGCCGACAATGGTCCCGGGATTGCCCCGCAGCTGTTCAATCAGCTGTTCAATCCGGTGACAAGTTCCAAAGGGAGCGGCCATGCCGGCCTTGGTCTCAACATAGTACGCAATATGGCCAAGGATATCGGGGTCAGAATCAGTTGTCAGAGTCGTCCTGAGACCGGAACCTGTTTCCGTATTCTTATTCCACGGCATGGCACTGAGAAACCAGTTTTGGAATGA
- the lon gene encoding endopeptidase La — MSHESQSYSLSILPLKHLVIFPSFAIPMTIQRIESVRAIDAALSSGNRRIAVFSQKPSEVLVPQPEDLYTVGTAATVQLIARSGNTLQVIIQGTERITFVHFTQTDPFLKAQVQPYPLVITQNIEREALRREVMDLTSRFLALSHPEMQLNFPPLVSAEEDIMQLIYPVGKLLNLELAKEQALLAAASDSEAIRLLNDFLHHEIEILEVRKKISEQAEGKLNQEHRKYILREQIKALQQELGEGSPEAETKGLRKKFEACELPETVKPEVEKELLRLEQVPPTSPEYQVALAHLELILELPWQALTTDNLDLGNARQVLDQDHYNLKEIKERIIEQLAVMKLNPRARAPILCFVGPPGVGKTSLGQSIAKALGRKFDRFSLGGMHDEAELRGHRRTYIGAMPGRILQSIRRAGVKNPLLMLDEIDKLGRDFRGDPGAALMEILDPAQNDSFHDNYLDLPFDLSKVFFITTANSTDSIPKPLLDRMETLHLSGYSDEEKLEIARRYLFPRQRSEAGLGADQFAVPDETLTAIIRRYTREAGVRELERMLGRLARKVAVRFAEGESTAVSIALADLRELLGTERVYLEQLRKQHSPGVATGLAWTESGGDVLYIEAVILPAGEKFTLTGHLGEVMKESAMAANSYVIAHCHEFGIDGRFNPVHLHVPSGAIPKDGPSAGVTMATALTSLYLGEPVRADTAMTGEITLSGLVLPVGGVKEKILAARRSGITRVILPRENDKDLHSLPEQVCAEMELIFADRIEDVLRAAIPAFKDLDPPLQSA, encoded by the coding sequence ATGAGCCATGAAAGTCAATCCTACTCCTTATCAATATTACCGCTGAAACACCTGGTCATTTTTCCGTCCTTTGCCATCCCGATGACGATTCAGCGGATTGAGTCGGTGCGGGCTATAGATGCTGCTCTTTCCAGCGGAAACCGGAGGATTGCGGTTTTTTCGCAGAAACCCTCTGAGGTCCTTGTCCCTCAGCCGGAGGATCTCTATACCGTTGGAACCGCAGCGACCGTTCAACTGATCGCGAGATCCGGCAACACTCTGCAGGTCATAATTCAGGGCACAGAACGCATCACCTTTGTCCATTTTACCCAAACCGACCCCTTCCTCAAGGCTCAGGTGCAGCCATATCCCCTGGTAATCACCCAAAATATTGAGCGTGAGGCCCTCCGGCGCGAGGTTATGGATCTGACCAGTCGCTTCCTGGCCCTCAGTCACCCCGAAATGCAGCTGAACTTTCCACCGCTGGTCTCCGCCGAGGAAGACATCATGCAACTGATCTATCCGGTGGGTAAGCTGCTCAATCTGGAGTTGGCCAAAGAGCAGGCCTTGCTGGCAGCGGCCAGCGACAGCGAGGCGATACGACTGCTCAACGATTTTCTGCATCATGAAATCGAGATCCTGGAAGTGCGCAAAAAAATATCCGAGCAGGCCGAAGGCAAACTGAACCAAGAACATCGAAAATACATCCTTCGCGAACAGATCAAGGCGCTGCAGCAGGAACTGGGGGAGGGATCCCCTGAAGCGGAAACCAAGGGGTTACGCAAAAAGTTCGAAGCCTGCGAGCTGCCGGAGACGGTCAAACCCGAGGTCGAAAAGGAGCTTTTGCGTCTCGAACAGGTCCCCCCGACCTCACCTGAATATCAAGTCGCCCTGGCGCATCTTGAACTGATTCTTGAGCTCCCCTGGCAAGCGCTGACCACGGACAACCTTGACCTCGGCAATGCCCGCCAGGTTCTCGATCAAGACCACTACAATCTGAAGGAGATCAAGGAACGCATCATCGAACAGCTGGCGGTGATGAAGCTCAACCCCCGGGCCAGGGCGCCTATCCTCTGCTTTGTCGGGCCGCCTGGCGTCGGCAAGACCTCTCTGGGGCAATCGATCGCCAAAGCACTGGGACGTAAATTCGACCGCTTCAGCCTCGGCGGCATGCACGATGAAGCTGAGTTGCGCGGCCACCGGCGCACCTATATCGGCGCCATGCCGGGACGCATTCTGCAGTCGATTCGCCGCGCCGGGGTAAAAAATCCGCTGTTGATGCTGGATGAAATCGACAAGCTGGGACGCGACTTTCGCGGCGATCCGGGCGCCGCCCTGATGGAGATCCTCGACCCGGCCCAGAACGATTCCTTCCATGATAACTATCTGGATCTTCCCTTTGATCTGTCGAAGGTTTTTTTCATCACCACCGCCAATTCCACCGACAGTATCCCCAAGCCCCTGCTCGACCGTATGGAGACCCTGCACCTGAGCGGGTACAGCGACGAGGAGAAGCTGGAGATTGCACGGCGCTATCTCTTCCCGCGACAGCGAAGCGAAGCGGGGCTGGGGGCCGACCAGTTTGCGGTACCCGACGAGACCCTGACCGCCATCATCCGACGTTACACCCGCGAGGCCGGGGTGCGCGAGCTTGAACGCATGCTGGGGCGACTGGCGCGCAAGGTGGCGGTGCGCTTTGCCGAGGGTGAATCCACCGCGGTCAGCATTGCGTTGGCGGATTTGCGCGAGCTTCTCGGCACGGAGCGCGTTTACCTTGAGCAGCTGCGCAAGCAGCACTCACCGGGCGTCGCGACCGGACTGGCCTGGACCGAGAGTGGCGGGGATGTCCTTTATATCGAAGCCGTCATTCTCCCCGCCGGAGAGAAATTCACCCTCACCGGACATCTGGGCGAGGTCATGAAAGAATCGGCCATGGCTGCCAACAGCTACGTTATTGCCCATTGTCATGAGTTCGGCATCGACGGAAGGTTTAACCCTGTGCATCTGCATGTGCCCTCCGGGGCTATCCCCAAGGATGGCCCCTCGGCCGGGGTGACCATGGCCACGGCCCTGACATCACTCTATCTGGGGGAGCCGGTCAGGGCAGATACCGCGATGACCGGCGAGATCACCCTGAGTGGTCTGGTGCTGCCGGTTGGCGGTGTCAAGGAGAAGATCCTCGCCGCACGCCGGTCCGGCATCACGCGCGTTATCCTGCCGCGGGAGAACGATAAAGACCTGCATTCACTGCCGGAGCAGGTATGCGCCGAGATGGAATTGATTTTCGCCGACCGCATCGAGGACGTTTTACGCGCCGCCATCCCGGCGTTTAAGGACCTGGACCCGCCGCTGCAATCTGCCTGA
- a CDS encoding aminotransferase class I/II-fold pyridoxal phosphate-dependent enzyme, which produces MKLSMALRVASMQPTIFSTMTQLAIKHEAVNLGQGFPDFDPPDFIRDAAIAALRGPYNQYAPGMGHLPLRQALAKRYTQRYHLNYDPQTEILVTVGATEALFATMMGLLDPGDEVILFEPCFDSYHPAIDFAGGVARSCVLRPPDWQFSSNDLENLISPRTKLLLLNSPQNPCGKVFCQEELELIAALCIRHDLIAVTDEVYEFITFDGHPHIPLASLPGMRERTLTISSLAKTFSVTGWKVGWASGPAELIEALLRAKQFITYCGAAPLQMAGAKALESVEEYYLDLAEDYRQRRDFLYAVLRDCGMHVLLSQGTYYLMVDISALGRGDDVAFCRWLTTEVGVAAIPASPFYADPADGQKLVRFAFCKSWPILEEAARRLRQSFTAS; this is translated from the coding sequence ATGAAATTGTCCATGGCACTGCGGGTTGCAAGCATGCAGCCGACTATCTTCAGCACCATGACCCAACTGGCCATCAAACATGAAGCAGTCAATCTGGGTCAGGGCTTCCCCGATTTCGACCCGCCGGACTTTATTCGCGACGCGGCGATAGCAGCGCTACGGGGACCCTATAATCAGTATGCACCCGGCATGGGACATCTCCCCCTGCGCCAGGCGCTCGCCAAACGTTATACCCAGCGTTATCACCTGAATTATGACCCTCAAACTGAAATTCTAGTGACAGTCGGTGCGACTGAGGCACTGTTCGCGACGATGATGGGGCTGCTCGATCCGGGTGACGAGGTGATTCTGTTTGAACCCTGCTTCGATTCCTACCATCCCGCCATCGACTTTGCCGGCGGCGTAGCACGTAGCTGTGTGCTCAGGCCGCCGGACTGGCAATTTTCGTCAAATGATCTCGAAAACCTGATCAGCCCGCGCACCAAATTACTGCTGCTCAACAGTCCGCAAAACCCTTGCGGCAAGGTCTTCTGCCAGGAAGAGCTGGAATTGATCGCCGCCCTCTGCATCCGGCATGATCTGATCGCCGTAACCGATGAGGTCTACGAATTCATCACCTTCGATGGTCACCCGCATATTCCCTTGGCCAGCCTGCCGGGGATGCGCGAACGGACCCTGACAATCTCATCCCTCGCCAAAACCTTCAGCGTCACCGGCTGGAAAGTCGGCTGGGCCTCCGGCCCGGCAGAGCTGATCGAAGCACTGCTGCGCGCCAAACAGTTTATCACCTACTGCGGCGCCGCACCGTTACAGATGGCAGGCGCCAAGGCGTTGGAGAGCGTCGAGGAATATTATCTCGATTTGGCAGAGGATTATCGCCAGCGCCGCGACTTTCTTTACGCAGTGCTGAGAGACTGTGGCATGCATGTGCTGCTGTCTCAGGGGACCTACTATCTGATGGTCGATATTTCAGCCCTCGGGCGCGGAGATGATGTCGCGTTCTGCCGCTGGCTGACCACAGAGGTGGGTGTCGCGGCAATTCCAGCCAGCCCCTTCTATGCCGATCCTGCAGACGGACAGAAGTTGGTGCGTTTTGCCTTCTGCAAGTCCTGGCCGATCCTCGAAGAAGCCGCGCGCCGCTTGAGGCAAAGCTTCACCGCGTCCTAA
- a CDS encoding universal stress protein: MIILAHDGSLYGDWVARYALNFAAIEVDRKLLVLHVLDGKTAHKLVSTKFAHLEAACRNREIEFIPQLLPLDQSVYRTLRHAIPPAAENLLVCGTRLKAKGRTFLQNSVAEQLLRSHQCPVLALRVVQPGLLGSPQDLLLPLAGHIAGFARVWPIFARLTVKSQRVHLFRSLHVNHLRSTHLSPTQQRKLLAAGQNYLAGIAAEMTENIPDQPFCVERQVMISSDWPNAVLMQASHLKVQMILLGVSERTLAHRFFYGVGIERVLRETPCDVGIYRGP, from the coding sequence ATGATTATTCTGGCTCATGATGGGTCCCTCTACGGCGACTGGGTCGCACGCTATGCTCTCAACTTTGCCGCAATTGAAGTGGACCGCAAACTTCTAGTCCTGCATGTCCTTGATGGGAAAACTGCCCACAAACTGGTCTCGACCAAGTTCGCCCATCTTGAAGCGGCCTGCCGCAACCGAGAGATCGAATTCATCCCTCAGCTGCTCCCCCTTGACCAGAGCGTCTATCGCACCCTGCGCCATGCCATTCCCCCGGCAGCGGAGAACTTACTGGTCTGCGGCACGCGACTCAAGGCCAAAGGACGGACTTTTTTGCAAAATTCGGTCGCCGAACAACTGCTGCGCTCTCATCAGTGCCCGGTGCTTGCCCTGCGCGTTGTTCAGCCGGGACTGCTCGGCTCACCACAAGATCTCTTGCTACCCCTCGCCGGTCATATAGCGGGCTTTGCCCGGGTCTGGCCAATCTTCGCGCGCCTGACCGTCAAATCACAACGTGTCCACCTGTTCCGTTCTCTCCATGTCAACCATCTGCGTAGCACCCACCTGAGTCCGACTCAGCAACGAAAACTGCTCGCTGCAGGCCAAAATTATCTGGCCGGGATTGCCGCGGAGATGACGGAAAATATCCCGGATCAACCCTTCTGCGTTGAGCGACAGGTGATGATCTCGTCCGACTGGCCCAATGCCGTGCTGATGCAGGCCAGCCACTTGAAGGTTCAGATGATCCTGCTCGGAGTCAGTGAGCGCACCCTGGCCCACCGCTTTTTTTATGGCGTCGGCATTGAACGGGTCTTACGCGAAACCCCCTGTGATGTGGGGATATATCGAGGACCATGA